The genomic segment ACAGATTCAGAGACACGATGCTGTAATATAACTCCATATTTTTCACAGTTTCTCCTGCAAGTTGTTTGAATCCCTTGCCAACCATTAATGGATTCTATGACAGAGCAATGGACTGGTAATAGTGCCGTGCTATATTGGATTTAAGCGGCATTTGTGTCCGTGCCAATTAACTAATCCGGCATGCTATGCCGCATGGGGGCCGATGAGGTCATCTTGAATGATGTAATCAGATTGGAGCGTCTACAACCGCGGGAAGGTGACACTTGTCCCACGTCAACAACAATACACTTTCGTCAATGCGTTGTGAAGAATCAGACAGCAGAGATTACGTGAAGAGgtggcattgttttgtttttttccacaatggactaaaaaaaaagactggaccGAAAGAGACAAGCTCCGCCCTCTGTACAATGGAAAAatccaatacaaaaaaagtgagTGGTTGCGTTTCGTGGGTCACCTTTTAGGTTTGTGCGGTGCTCGACACACCGCATGAACATTGGCCCAATCTGGTCACATTGCTATCTCTACATTGTTTTAATGAAGATTCTTAAATTCTCCTCGCATCAGATTGAAAGGTTAACAATATCATACAGTAAGACAGTAATTGACAGTTCATTGACATTTGGATTATTACCTTCacatgtgtttttctttttttgtttgattttttggagGGGGCTGGGGGGTTGTGATACTTCATCTGAGTAGacgaagagaagagaaaaataatattcacaTTAAGTGTTATTGTTTCACTGTCATTGTTCAGTGTGTCAGTGGGAGATGATGGCCAGTCGTCAGTAGCTCTGGTATCTTATATTTAGCACTGTTACCACAATTAATTTGGTAGgattctacttcctgttttttttctattgccaTTGACTTGACGGGTCTCTCAGCCTGCATTAGCTTTTTGTGGACAAAAGACTTTGACCTGTATCTTGTATATATTAAGGTGAAGACTGCTACGTTAGCGCCTCACACCAGTCGTTTTCTAGCTGCAATATGCTTCTCACTTATAgcatgttatactgtatgtgtgtgttgtgtttcactttatattacattactggttgattttatttgtccacccatccatcttATCTGGGTTCAGATCGCAGGCGCAGCAGCCTAAGCAGGGGaggccagacttccctctccttaGCTACTTCttcgaggcattcccaggctgGCCAAGAGACAATCTTTTCAACGTGTCCCTTTCCCAggggcctcctcctggtgggacatgcctggaacacaTCACAAGGGAGGCCCAAACCTGCTCAGCACCTGTTAAGGGAagaaactccagagtggaaaagagtccaaccacCCTCAAGAGCCCAAGCTATGCATCCaggcgagcccaactatatctagttgaAACCGCACAACCTTACACACTAGCTCatgctccttccctgccattGATGTGAAATTACACATCCCTCGAGTCATCCTTTGTTGTTGGGGATTGGAACACCATGGTCCCagccttcagccaccgcccagctcacccgatgcacccgacccccttggaccctcccacaagtggtgagcccatgggaaggggtacTCACATTTCCTCTTCGGActatgcccggccgggccctACTGGTGCATGTCTGGCCACGAAGCACTAGCCGTTGAGCCTCAGCTCCAGAGGATGCGCATACAGGCGATGAAAAACGttacaaaaatgttattaatcAAAGGGGGTTTAAAGCAGTGCTTTGCCTGGTCCCTTACTTAAGGCCCTGGTTGACCCTACCAGGGACATAAAGCCCCTGAAAACCTTTCTccaaggatcattgggacacacaaaccccctCCACCATtgtaaggtgatggctcaaggaggagaTCTTTACATTTGAGAATTTTCTACAAcgccaattccgatgaagttgggacgttgtgttaaagataaataaaaacagaatacatccatccattttctaccgcttatctgggtcgggtcgcgggggcagtagctttagcagggacgcccagacttacctctccccagccacttcatccagctcttccggggggagcccgaggcgttcccaggccagccgaaggacgtagtctctccagcgtgtcctgggtcgtccccggggtctcctcccggtgggacgtgcccggaacacctcaccagggaggcgtccgggaggcatccaaatcagatgccccagccacctcatctggctcctctcaatgcggaggagcagcggctctactctgagatccccccggatgaccgagcttctcaccctatctctaagggagagcccggacaccctgcggaggaaactcatttcggccgcttgtatccgggatctcgttcttttggtcacgacccacagctcatgaccataggtgagggtaggaacgaagatcgaccggtaaatctaGAGCTTcgactttcggcttagctccttctttaccacaacggaccgatacaaagtccgcattactgcagacgctgcaccgatccgcctgtcgatctcccgttccattcttccctcactcgtgaacaagaccccaagatacttgaactcctccacttggggcaggatctcatccccgacctggagagggcatgccacccttttcaactgaggaccagggtctcagatttggaggtgccgattctcatcccagccgcttcacactcggctgcgaactgctccagtgagagttggagctcacgatttgatgaagccaacagaaccacatcatcagcaaaaagcagaaatgcaatactgaggccaccaaaccggaccccctctacgccttggctgcgcctagaaattctgtccataaaagttatgaacagaatcggcgacaaagggcagccttggcggagtccaaccctcaccgggaacaagtACGACTTACTcccagatatgcggaccaaactctgactccggtcgtacagggaccgaacagcccgtatcagggggttcggtaccccatactcctgaaccACCctacacaggactccccgagggacacggtcgaacgccttctccaagtccacaaaacacatgtagactggttgggcgaactcccatgcaccctcgaggaccctgctgagggtgtagagctggtccactgttccacggccagaacgaaaaccacactgctcctcctgaatctgagattcgacttcccgacagaccctcttctccagcacccctgaatagaccttaccagggaggctgagcagtgtgatccccctgtagttggaacacaccctccggtcccccttcttaaaaagggggaccagcagcccagtctgccaatccagaggcactgtccccgatgtccacgcaatgttgcagaggcgtgtcaaccaggacagccccacaacatccagagcgttgaggaactccgggcgaatctcatccatccccggggcccttccaccgaggagctttttaattacctcggtgacctcaaacccagagataggagagcccgtctcagagaacccagactctgcgtcctcatgggaaggcgtgtcggtggaattgaggaagtcttcgaagtattctccccaccgactcacaacgtcccgagtcgaggtcagcagcgccccatccccactatacacagtgttggtggtgcactgctttcctctcctgagacgtcggatggtggaccagaatttcctcgaagccgtccgaaagtctttctccatggcctcaccgaactcctcccatacctgagtttttgcttcagcgaccaccagagctgcattccgcttggccagccggtacccatcagctgcctcaggagtcccacaggccaaaaaggcccaataggactccttcttcccactgtcattgcccacgtgagcattgacaAACagcaaacagaatacaatgatttgcaaatcatgttcaacctatatttaattgaatacactacaaagacaaggcatttaatgttcaaacaaataaactcttttgtttttatcaaataatcattaacgtggaattttatgactgcaacacgttccaaaaaagctgggacaggtggcaaaaaagactgcgaaagttgaggaatggtcatcaaacacctgttaggaaacttcccacaggtgaacaggctaattgggaacaggtgggtgccatgattaggtataaaaggagcttccctgaattgctcagttattcacaagcaaagatggggcgaggttcacctctttgtgaacaagtgcgtgagaaaatagtcgaacagtttaaggacaatgttcctcaacgtacaattgcaaggaattttgggatttcatcatctacagtccataacatcatcaaaaggttcagagaatctggagcaatcactgcatgtaagcggcaaggccgaaaaccaacattgaatgcccgtgaccttcgatccctcaggcggcactgcatcaagaaccgacatcaatgtttaaaggatatcaccacatggttctcaggaacacttcagaaaaccaatgtcagtaaatacagttgggcCCTACATACGTAAGTGCCACTTGAAACtccactatgcaaagcaaaagccatttatcaacaacacccagaaacgccgcaggcttctctgggcctgagctcatctaagatggactgctgcaaagtggaaaagtgttctgtggtccgacgagtccacatttcaaattgtttttggaaattgtggacgtcgtgtcctccgggccaaggaggaaaagaaccatccggactgttatggacgcaaagttcaaaagccagcatctgtgatggtatggggctgtgttagtgccaatggcatgggtaatttacacatctgtgaagacaccattaatggtgaaaggtacatacaggttttggagaaacatgtgctgccatccaagcaatgtctttttcatggacgcccctgcttattacagcaagacaatgccaaaccactgcacgtattacaacagcgtggcttcgtcgtgaaaatgtgtgccgcattattaAGCGTAatatacgacaacggagaccccggactgttgaatagctgaagctgtacatcaagcaagaatgggaaagaataccacctacaaagcttcaacaattagtgtcctcagttccaaaacgtgtattgaatgttaaaagaaaaggtgatgtaacacagtggtaaacatgaccctgtcccagctttttcaaaacgtgttgcagccataaaattccaagttaatgattattagctaaaaacaataaagtttatcagtttgaacattaaatagctcgtctttgtagtgtactcaattaaatataggttaaacatgatttgcaaatcattgtattctgtttttatttatgtttaacacaacgtcccaacttcattggaattggggttgtacttgtttaacagttaatgttaaaaaaatatgtagatAGAAATTTCGTATCCGTCCCTATTCCTAACTTAAGAGTGTCTGTACAgttaatacatgttttaaaatcattcaaatatactgttgaaaccagaagttgacgtccattatttaaaaagacacctgggctttttttcccctcagtcTGACATTTCTGTTTTCTCAATGCAAGTataatgagaggatttttttgtcaacaattttaaatgacTCCCTTTTAagccagaagtttacatacatttaattaGTATTTTGTACCATTGCCTTAAAACTATGACTTGGGTCAATCGTTTTGGACATCCTTCCATTGCCTTTTACAATAGTTGACAGTAATtctggcccattcctcctgacagaactggtgtaaccGAACCAAGTTTGTCAGCCAGCCACCTTGCtcgcacatgccttttcaggtctgcccataaATCTTCAgtaggattgagatcagggctttgtGATCGTCACTCCAAAACactgactttgttatccttaagccactttgtaaccaaTTTGGCAGAATGCTTTGGgccattgtccatttggaagacccatttgtgcctaagctttaacttcctggctgatgtcttgagatgttgcttcagtatttttacataatgttctttcctcacGATGCCATCTATTTTATGAAATGTACGAGTCCCTCCGTAagcaaaacaaccccacaacatgatgctgccacccccatATTTCAAAGTCGGGGTtgtgttctcaggcttgcaaacgtccctctttttcctccaaacgcCACAATGCTTATATtggccaaacagttcaattttagtttggtcagaccacaggacatgtataaaaaaaaaataatctttgtccttgtgtgcatttgcaaactgtaatctggctttttgatgtttcttttggagtaatggcttcttcctggcagagtggcctttcagTCCATGTTGATAAAGTACAGTACTtatttcactgtggataatgatACACTCTTACCAGCTTCAGGCAGCATCTTCAAAtggtcttttgcttttgttcttgggttgatacGCATATTTCGGACAAAAGCACGCTCATCTCTGGGACACAGAACCCGTCTCCTTCCTGAGCGGTATGACGGCTGTACATTCTCATGGTATTTATACTTGTGTATAATTATTTGAAGAGATGAACGTGGCACTCTCAAggatctggaaattgcacccaaggatgaaccagacttgttcAAGTCCACAGTTCTCTGCCTAATATgttggctgatttcttttgactttcccatgatgtttcacaaagaagcagtgtgtttcaggtgtgcctagttctaatacatccacaggtatgtctaactaactcaaatgttgtcaatcaACAGAAAACAACGTTTCCAAAGACATCACCATttgggttttcccaaattgtttaaaggcagaGTAATCTTACAGTATGTAAACTTCGGACTTTGAAGAAATTCatgaaaaattgtctttaaagTTAAGTCTggtttcatgtcagacagtgagaaaaaagcATGACTACATAAACGTTTGGTTTCAACTGTAAATTGATTGAATTGTAACCGTAATCACTTGAAAGTGAGTGATGGCAGGTCTTTGTGCACTTCTTTTTCCAATTAGATGAGTTGTGAGAAGCTGACTCCACTTCCACCCTGTCATGACCACTCTCTGAGCCTTCTGGCTGTCCAGCCGAGATGTTGCATCACTGTTGTTATTTGCATGCGAGTGTGAAAGCATCCCAGCCGACATGTTCACATGTCGTTTATATGGCCCATCCAATCAGTTGtatttgttctggtcagaaaaagtaacatttttatctaacattttttcccctcccgcACTCTTCCTGACGTATTCACAGAAAGGCGAATATGGACATCAACAAAAAGGTACACCGAGACACAAAAGCAAATACACACTGATCTAAACACACTCTTCAAATACTCATGAAATATAATGAGCTCttttctaaaacatttttttaaaatgattcacCTGAGCCAATTAATTGTTTCATTCACCAGGATAAAAAATATGCTTGTAACATCTGCAGGTCTAGGTAAATTCATAAAGAAATAATCAAAATGAATGGGGGAAATATCTTTCACAACTTTGATCAAGAAATCATACATTTTGTTGTCTCTTTTTGATGCGTAATTAGAATTATGTTGTCTTTTAAgacattttattaatattatactgatggattttgtttttctcaaaaatgtgtTGCTATAGTTTATTAGTTACACTCCAGTAATGGAATGACTGCTGAGGCCAAAATATTAAAACCTCTTCTTAAAACTATTACTAATTACAGTctctaaatgttattttattattgtttgtagcggctccaactaccggagacaaattccttgtgtgttttggacatacttggcaaataaagatgattctgattctgattctgattgtcaCAAGGTTTGGAACTTGCAACAACTTGGTAAATTCACACTTAACAACTGCAGAGTACCTGGCCTTTATTTGAACAAGTGCATTTTTAGAATAACAGTATTTCTGTGTGGCTGCTCTGTGCATGTTGATATACAAACTGCTCGTTAAATGTCAATGTGTTTTGACTTTAAAGCTTAAGAGTGTAGAATGTGGTACATGGAGTGATACAAGAATGTTGGACTTTCTCAGACAGGTCACTTGGCCACGCACAGACACTCAGTCTTTGCACAGTGGACAGCAGCAGTGATACTCAGCCATGGAAACTTAATGGCTCTTCTGTGGAGACGCCGAGTTACCAGAACTTGCACCGGGAGCTGCTGCTCAGCCACAAGCGGTACGTATGTGAGGCCAAGAACTGTTGTTGTCCTAATTCGTTTGTGCTGAACTGTGACTCTGTGGCGGCGCCTGCAGGGGTCTTGTGCTTGAGGAGAAGCCGGAACTGAAGCGAGTGCTTGAGCAGCGGCGACTTGAGCTGCACAGGGAGCAGGAGATGGCTCAGCAGAGGCCCTCGGACCTGGAAACggagctccgcaaaagacagcAGAAGCTACAAGAGGTCAGAAGTGCTTCAGAGAACAGATACAAACCCTTAAAGGGTCCATGCCacacacatttctttttaaaatcatcTTTGATTTCCTGTTATCGGGTGTGCAAGATCATATTgattggaaatgcccaggatgccctttttcaagctattatTTGATGTCCAACATGCCAGGCAGATGAGACAGGTGGATTTATCCTGAATAGTCGATATATAAATGAGCCAATGAGCTAAATGAGCTGATTGGATCGCTGTTTTCCTTCATTTGCCTATGAACTACATCTTGGCTGTGATTGTGTAGTACACTACATCATGCGTCTATCATCGATTATATTTCTTCatagagaatgtgtgtgtgtgtgtgtgtgtgtgtgtgtgtgtgtgtgtgtgcgtgtgcatgagCAAGAGAGAGACCATGTGAGTGTTCATAATATGTGGCTAATACTATTGCTAGCTTTGTACGGTCCCGTTATTGGAAGCAGGAGTTATCAAAAAGTTCCGCATGCCCACTtaacctttttttattattatttatttattttaactccAGGACGTCTTGTATATTCTCGACTCCGATTGGCTGTCTTGACGCAGCGTCACACAAATTTGAGTTGGTGGGTCGGTACTTGAATCATGACTAGTGTATCTATGTTTATCGGCTATTACATAAAATCAACCAACAGGAtaatgtcacagactcattttgacttttgttaTGCATAAAACCGGGAGGGGGAAAAGATTTTGGGTCCTTTAAAAGTTGTAATAAAGAACAACTGAGCTTTGGTTAAGCTCCACGACAAAGCGTAGACTGGACAATCACAGATCACTTTAAGTTTTGGATATAGGTTTGCtctttaaaagaagaagaaaaatcaagaATGTGTTTATTGCTATTGTAACAAGTACCACAAAGTTGAGAGTGATTATTTAAATGACATGTATTATGCAGAGAGGTTGAAAGAAAATATCCCCCCACTCCCTATTTCCAAAACCTTGACTAGTGTCTTGGTGTAAGGTCTTCTTAGAACTTTATTTGTAGGAGCCTTGCCTGTTCATACCATAGGAACTCTTCTAAAAGTGAAATAATAATCTCCACAAGCGTCAACAACactgggcagtgacaaaacggAAGTAAGctataatgaataaacaataaaaatatcaaacattACATAGTGTTTAGTGGGCCTGCACTTATTCTTTCCACTGTTATTTTAATGGAACATAAACTTGGCATTGCTCCACTCATTGTTTGATGTGTTGTTTGATACCCATGTGTGTACAAGGTTAGCGATCTGTGCATTTTGATGACATCAAGCTGTCATTGACTGCATAAACCACATCTGTGTGTTTAAGCCTCACTCGAATTGGCAGATATCCCATACATATCCAATTTTATCCATTTATTGGAAGAGGCCTGAATCTGATTTGAATAACCCGTGTGTacggtgggtgggggggggggggggggggggggggggggggcatctttTTCCTGCCATGACGCTTATCCCAATTGCGTgagttgaaaacaaaacaaaatcggaattgtgtcacttaaaccatccatccatccattttcaacaccgcttattgtggttagggttgcggcgtgtcttctctgggcccgagctcatctaagatggactgttgcaaagtggaaaagtgttctgtggtccgacgagtccacatttcaaattgtttttggaaattgtagacgtcgtgtcctctgacccaaaaaggaaaagaaccatccggactgttatggacgcaaagaaagaattccacctacaaagcttcaacaattagtgtcctcagttcccaaacgtttattgaatgttgtcaaaaaggtgatgtaacacagtagtaaacttaaccctgtcccagctttttcgaaacgtgttgcagccatataattccaagttaatgattatttgctaaaaataataaaataataagagtttatcagtttgaacagtaaatatcttgtctttgtagtgtattcaattaaatataggttgaacatgatttgcaaatcattgtattctgtttttatttatgtttaacacaacgtcccaactgcattggaattggggttgtagtagcGAACTTGGAACATGCCATTTTGTGTCACGCATTGCCcctaaaacaaaagtgaaagttaaaacttgcactcCCAGCACTGATCTCTGAGTGACCCAGTAACAGGCTGTCTGTGTATCACTGGCGTCCAACAAGTCCTTGTAAATCCATGTTGACCCAACGGAAAGTTGTTTTTTGCGGCGCTGACCACCTTCACCGCAAGCCTCCGCAGCATGGCGCTGCGCTGtggcagcacatacacaatgaaggTGTTGGTCAACAGTGCATTACGTTGTGCTAAATGGAGTTGGAAAAGGCTGTAACAGTCCAGGGGCCACAGATAGACGGCCTCCGGGGACGGCCGGATTCCCCCCAGAGGCCGCTTATTGAGTTCCACTTGTTTAGTGTGTTTGTACTTTGTAAACTACATAAAGTAGTAAACATGGCTCATTGTTAGTAATGTAGTACTAACTCTACTGACCATATCAATGTTCACTAACTCATCACAGCTTTTTATCATGGAAACACTTGTCATTTGTTCCTTGGTATGTTTATTATTCTTCCAGTGAATAATCAAATTTTTTGGGGTCCTCAACATGCCCAAAAATTCATCAAAGTATGCAAGCGCATGTATCCTTAATATGAATTTTAGAGGTCCCCAACACGATCCCCCCAAACGTAACCTATATACGCCCACTGTATAGTTAGCAAAAAGATTGTCCCCAACGGCAATTTCACCAAATACCCCAATCGGAAACAGGTGTCCCAGACAAGTGGGTGACGCTAAATTGAAAAGTTTTCCTTGGTTATCCTATCTAATGTGGGCAGAGCATCATGTCAAACTATGACAATCATTTAATGGATTCGCCATTAATATATCGGTTTCCCAGGGATGTTCATCATTAATTTTTAATTGCTATTATTGCAACTCGTCTCTCTAATGTCATAGTGGTGTTGTGGCGGGAGAGTGACTAAACTGCGTTGCCTTTTAATCTTTGCAGTACGAGCAGGAGGAGATCCGGCAGAGGGAGAACCAGCAGCAGATACCCGAGTTTGTTCGTGTGAAAGACAACCTGAGACGCACGCAGATGTTCGAGCAGTGACGTCCCCGCCATGCAACCCCCATTATTGCATGTCATTCAGTGGATTTTAAATTGTCTTGTGTCCAACTTTGAACAGTAACGTATGCCAGGAAACACACAAAATTCAATACAGTGTTGGACATACAAATGTTGTTCAGTTGTTTGCACTGAGTgagtgtttttgatttttttttttttttttttttttttttttttactgtcattatGTTATTTAACACTAATCCGAATCAACTCCTAAGAAGCAGTGAAAGGGCCACACCTCTCCAGTGAGGCagtttcaggattttttggggacATTGTCTGaacattatttctgtcagtctTCGTAATTGACAGGTTTCTGTCGCAATCTATCACATTTGCTGTTCCCAGAGTGCAGTGGAAATAAAACGTATGGCTCACAGAGACTCGCTCACGTATCATTGGACACCATTCAAATGGTTTGGCGAGCAATTTGCATGCAGCTCTTCTCCCCGAGGACCGCGCGCCTCTCTTTCACATGGATATATATGACCCTTCGTTTAATGAGCTGATCTTTTCATTCCTTCACGGAGCGAGAGGAGAAAGCGAACCATCTGGAGGAGGCTTTTCAGAACACAGGCCGGGAATACCCAAGGGTCTGGTTAAACTTGCAGTAAGTaacttataaaaaaaataaaagtcattttcaccaaAGCCACTGCTAGAGGAAATTGCACAATGCTGATGAAGCctatcagctcctctaacatcttgctgtatttttcagtatttgatattttttatattaagtGAATACatttaggtggcacggtgggcgactggttagagcgtcagcctcacagttctgaggacctgggttcaatccccggccccgcctgtgtggagtttgcatgttctccccgtgcctgcgtgggttttctccgggcactccggtttcctcccacatcccaaaaacatgcattaattggagactctaaattgcccctaggcgtgactgtgagcgcgaatggttgtttgtttgtatgtgccctgcgattggctggcaaccagttcagggtgtaggccgcctctcgcccagagtcaggtgggatagcCTCCAACACCCCCGCAACCCCagggaggataagcagtacagaa from the Phycodurus eques isolate BA_2022a chromosome 1, UOR_Pequ_1.1, whole genome shotgun sequence genome contains:
- the zgc:195245 gene encoding protein FAM107B isoform X1, whose translation is MRCEESDSRDYVKRWHCFVFFHNGLKKKTGPKETSSALCTMEKSNTKKKGEYGHQQKDRSLGHAQTLSLCTVDSSSDTQPWKLNGSSVETPSYQNLHRELLLSHKRGLVLEEKPELKRVLEQRRLELHREQEMAQQRPSDLETELRKRQQKLQEYEQEEIRQRENQQQIPEFVRVKDNLRRTQMFEQ
- the zgc:195245 gene encoding protein FAM107B isoform X2 yields the protein MLRDSKSYWRTPAAMSKKGEYGHQQKDRSLGHAQTLSLCTVDSSSDTQPWKLNGSSVETPSYQNLHRELLLSHKRGLVLEEKPELKRVLEQRRLELHREQEMAQQRPSDLETELRKRQQKLQEYEQEEIRQRENQQQIPEFVRVKDNLRRTQMFEQ